The proteins below come from a single Malus sylvestris chromosome 3, drMalSylv7.2, whole genome shotgun sequence genomic window:
- the LOC126614703 gene encoding receptor kinase-like protein Xa21, with protein MLSNIRHRNLIKIISCCDELDFKALILQLMPNGSLENWLYSPNRSMNILQRLDVMKDVALALEYLHHGYSVPIVHCDVKPSNILLDDDMVAHVADFGIARLIGGGDSMTETMTLATVGYMAPEFGMEGSVSTRGDVYSFGIVLMETFTKRKPTDEMFVGEMNLKQWIADSLFPDAAIGEVVDADILGAEEDGDFVSRRDCLASVMRLALACSAALPGERINM; from the exons ATGCTAAGCAATATCCGTCACCGAAATCTTATTAAAATCATAAGTTGCTGCGATGAACTTGATTTCAAAGCCCTGATACTTCAATTGATGCCTAATGGAAGCCTCGAAAACTGGTTGTATTCTCCAAACCGCTCCATGAATATCCTGCAGAGGCTGGATGTAATGAAAGATGTTGCATTGGCACTGGAATATCTTCATCATGGTTACTCGGTACCTATCGTTCATTGTGATGTGAAACCAAGCAATATACTATTAGATGATGATATGGTTGCACATGTTGCTGATTTTGGCATTGCAAGACTCATCGGTGGTGGAGATTCGATGACAGAAACCATGACCCTAGCCACAGTTGGATATATGGCTCCAG AGTTTGGGATGGAAGGAAGCGTTTCAACAAGAGGGGATGTGTATAGTTTTGGTATTGTACTCATGGAGACATTCACAAAAAGGAAGCCAACGGATGAGATGTTTGTTGgggaaatgaatttaaagcaATGGATTGCAGATTCATTATTTCCAGATGCTGCAATAGGTGAAGTTGTGGATGCCGATATACTTGGGGCGGAGGAAGATGGTGATTTCGTGAGCAGGAGGGATTGCTTAGCATCCGTTATGAGATTAGCTTTAGCTTGCTCTGCAGCATTGCCAGGAGAGAGGATTAATATGTAA